One stretch of Candidatus Binatia bacterium DNA includes these proteins:
- a CDS encoding hydantoinase B/oxoprolinase family protein, translated as MASEHAGIATKIDAIAVEVYRHRLAAIAEEMGLVLRRAAFSPNIKERRDYSCAVFDAQGALTAQAAHIPVHLGSMQLAVNAALEQCKLAPGDVVILNDPFSGGTHLPDVTLVAPVYVEERPTAVAFVAARAHHSDIGGSFPGSMGLAEEIYQEGLRLPPVHLVRAGERCDDVFTLFAANTRAAQERRGDLLAQLAALRVGSRRITELIATVGERRLAAAMSALQAYSERLLRVLIQRLPDGVYRARDHLDDDGMDKTKIPIAVAVTVDGEDITFDFSGSAAQVQGGVNANLAITWAAVLYCLQLLARGAIPANAGFARPVRVVAPEGSIVNARFPAAVAGGNVETSQRIVDAILRALAQAAPEVVPAASCGSMNNLALGGSFSTDGDRFTYYETVAGGAGGGPQRAGASGVHTHMTNTWNTPIEALETHFPVRVTRYSLRKASGGAGLHPGGCGVVREIEALVRLRASLLTERRRYAPWGLRGGRPGRPGRNWLIRTGHGGALRKQRLPSKVTVTLEPNDRLRLETPGGGGWGGRKGARGR; from the coding sequence ATGGCAAGTGAGCACGCAGGTATTGCAACGAAGATCGACGCGATCGCCGTGGAGGTTTACCGGCACCGACTCGCTGCCATTGCGGAAGAGATGGGCCTGGTGCTCCGTCGGGCGGCGTTTTCCCCCAATATTAAAGAGCGACGCGACTACTCGTGCGCGGTGTTTGATGCGCAAGGCGCCCTCACCGCCCAAGCCGCACACATTCCGGTGCACCTGGGCTCGATGCAGTTGGCGGTTAACGCTGCATTGGAGCAGTGCAAACTGGCTCCGGGTGACGTGGTGATCCTGAACGATCCGTTCTCCGGAGGGACCCATTTGCCCGACGTGACATTGGTCGCTCCCGTTTACGTGGAAGAGCGCCCCACCGCTGTGGCTTTTGTGGCTGCGCGAGCGCACCACTCCGACATTGGCGGATCCTTCCCTGGCTCGATGGGCCTGGCCGAGGAGATTTATCAAGAGGGGTTGCGTCTACCGCCGGTTCACTTGGTGCGCGCTGGTGAACGGTGCGATGACGTGTTCACCCTTTTCGCGGCAAATACGCGTGCGGCGCAGGAGCGGCGAGGCGATTTGCTTGCGCAGCTTGCGGCTTTGCGCGTCGGGAGCCGGCGGATCACCGAGCTTATCGCTACCGTCGGTGAACGACGGCTGGCCGCAGCGATGTCAGCTTTGCAAGCGTATTCCGAGCGACTTCTGCGCGTGCTGATTCAGCGACTACCTGACGGTGTGTACCGTGCACGTGACCATCTCGACGATGACGGGATGGACAAGACGAAGATTCCCATTGCTGTTGCGGTCACTGTCGATGGCGAGGACATCACGTTCGACTTTTCGGGCAGCGCTGCGCAGGTGCAAGGTGGGGTGAACGCCAACTTGGCCATTACTTGGGCTGCCGTACTATACTGCCTGCAATTGCTCGCCCGAGGTGCAATCCCCGCCAACGCTGGATTTGCACGCCCGGTGCGTGTGGTCGCTCCCGAGGGCTCGATTGTGAACGCACGTTTTCCTGCAGCGGTTGCCGGTGGCAACGTCGAAACCTCGCAGCGCATCGTTGACGCGATTTTGCGCGCCTTGGCACAGGCTGCGCCGGAGGTGGTTCCAGCGGCCAGCTGTGGATCGATGAATAACCTGGCGCTCGGGGGAAGCTTCTCTACAGATGGGGATCGCTTTACTTACTATGAAACCGTTGCCGGGGGTGCTGGCGGTGGACCTCAGCGCGCAGGCGCCTCAGGCGTACACACGCACATGACCAATACCTGGAACACCCCGATCGAAGCGCTGGAAACGCACTTCCCTGTGAGGGTGACGCGTTACTCCTTGCGTAAGGCCTCAGGTGGAGCCGGGTTACATCCCGGTGGGTGCGGAGTCGTGCGCGAGATCGAGGCGCTCGTGCGCCTGCGTGCAAGCTTATTGACGGAGCGCCGGCGTTATGCCCCGTGGGGACTACGCGGAGGGAGGCCCGGAAGGCCGGGCCGCAATTGGCTGATTCGCACCGGCCACGGAGGAGCCTTGCGCAAGCAACGGCTCCCATCGAAGGTCACGGTAACCTTGGAACCAAACGACCGCTTGCGCTTAGAAACCCCGGGAGGCGGCGGATGGGGTGGAAGGAAGGGGGCACGAGGGAGATAG
- a CDS encoding thymidine phosphorylase family protein: protein MFKLRRVGIDTLSEHVVFIHEEAVIAGNLGFRPLDRVRIWGDTGLSGAEREITGILNFCTDRLVKPDEIGLSEVAFRDLGLQEGAVVHAAHAPAPKSVDLVRSKLWGQVLNEDAFTQILRDVVAHRYSKVELSMFVLACALRPMELEELVSLTKAMICTGTTLRFSHTPIADKHCIGGIPGNRTTMVVVPILAALGLTVPKTSSRAITSPAGTADTMGVLANVALDPPALYRVIERAGACIAWGGALGLAPADDILITVERPMEIDTEAQMVASILSKKKTAGATHALLDIPVGPSAKVRNLEHAQRLGTLFQSVARHLDLHLEVTITDAHGPIGWGIGPRLEALDVLAVLQREPQAPTDLREKSLYLAARILELTGKVPGGHGYRAAVSVLDSGKAWEAFQKIVEAQGARPLPPEARFRVEFPSPADGRIRAIHCWHMARVAKHAGAPAHASAGVRLLRTVGDVVQRGEPLFEIHAQSEAQLNFALEYARSRDDLISFGF, encoded by the coding sequence ATGTTCAAACTGCGCCGCGTGGGTATCGATACACTCAGTGAACATGTGGTCTTCATCCACGAAGAGGCCGTGATTGCCGGCAACCTCGGGTTTCGGCCTCTGGATCGAGTCCGGATCTGGGGTGACACGGGGCTGTCCGGCGCTGAACGGGAGATCACCGGGATTCTCAACTTTTGCACCGACCGGCTCGTGAAGCCCGACGAGATTGGCCTTTCCGAGGTCGCCTTTCGGGATCTTGGTTTACAGGAAGGCGCCGTAGTGCACGCGGCCCACGCCCCAGCACCGAAGAGCGTCGACTTGGTGCGTAGCAAACTTTGGGGGCAGGTGTTGAATGAAGATGCCTTTACCCAGATTCTGCGGGACGTGGTGGCGCATCGTTACTCGAAAGTGGAGCTTTCGATGTTTGTGCTGGCCTGTGCCCTGCGGCCCATGGAGCTCGAAGAGCTGGTCTCCCTCACAAAAGCGATGATTTGCACTGGCACCACGTTGCGCTTCTCGCACACACCCATTGCCGACAAGCATTGTATTGGGGGCATCCCTGGTAACCGTACAACAATGGTGGTGGTTCCGATCTTGGCCGCATTAGGGCTTACCGTACCGAAGACCTCCTCACGCGCGATCACCAGCCCCGCAGGCACGGCCGATACTATGGGTGTGCTTGCCAATGTCGCGCTCGATCCGCCTGCACTTTATCGGGTGATCGAACGAGCCGGGGCTTGCATCGCCTGGGGCGGTGCACTCGGACTCGCGCCCGCTGATGATATCCTGATTACCGTGGAACGACCGATGGAGATCGACACCGAGGCGCAAATGGTTGCCTCAATCCTGTCAAAGAAGAAGACTGCGGGAGCCACGCATGCACTCTTGGACATTCCCGTTGGCCCCAGCGCAAAGGTGCGCAACTTGGAACATGCCCAGCGACTGGGCACGTTGTTCCAATCCGTCGCCCGTCACCTAGACCTTCATCTCGAGGTCACGATTACGGATGCCCACGGGCCGATTGGTTGGGGGATCGGCCCCCGTCTTGAGGCGTTGGACGTGCTCGCGGTACTACAGCGCGAACCGCAGGCACCGACGGACCTCAGAGAAAAGTCCCTATACCTGGCAGCACGGATTTTAGAGCTGACAGGCAAGGTGCCTGGGGGACACGGATACCGCGCCGCCGTGAGTGTACTGGATTCGGGCAAGGCGTGGGAAGCGTTTCAGAAAATTGTTGAGGCACAAGGAGCGCGGCCGCTGCCTCCTGAGGCAAGATTTCGGGTCGAGTTTCCCTCTCCCGCCGACGGCAGGATTCGCGCGATCCACTGCTGGCATATGGCGCGCGTGGCGAAACACGCGGGCGCACCAGCCCATGCAAGCGCTGGAGTCCGCCTCCTCCGGACGGTGGGCGACGTCGTGCAGCGAGGTGAGCCGTTATTCGAAATTCACGCCCAAAGCGAAGCGCAGCTCAACTTCGCCCTCGAATACGCCCGCAGTCGTGACGACCTTATCAGCTTTGGCTTCTGA
- a CDS encoding cytochrome c, translating into MNWFRVLVGFATSAGLVSGASVVSAKEPIPPAKQAYLRYCSACHGESGKGDGVVSHLMNPRPADLTQLAKKNNGEFPFMRVIRIIDGRETMRAHGDPDMPVWGEIFASEVPGAMNKEANIRGKVLLITEYLASIQEK; encoded by the coding sequence ATGAATTGGTTTAGGGTGTTGGTGGGGTTTGCGACGTCGGCCGGACTCGTCTCAGGGGCGAGTGTGGTGTCAGCAAAGGAGCCCATCCCGCCGGCAAAGCAGGCGTATTTGCGTTATTGCTCCGCTTGTCATGGGGAGAGCGGCAAGGGTGACGGGGTAGTTTCTCACTTGATGAACCCGCGGCCAGCAGACCTGACGCAACTGGCAAAGAAAAATAACGGAGAATTCCCTTTCATGCGGGTGATTCGCATCATCGACGGGCGCGAAACCATGCGCGCTCACGGGGATCCGGACATGCCAGTGTGGGGTGAGATCTTTGCCTCAGAGGTGCCGGGGGCGATGAACAAGGAGGCCAACATTCGTGGGAAAGTGCTCTTGATTACCGAGTACCTTGCCTCGATTCAGGAGAAGTGA